The stretch of DNA TTTTACTGATAGACAGGGTAACGCTCTGTGCTGGGCAACGTCAGGCGGTTCTGGTTTCCGAGGATCGCGTAAAAGCACTCCTTATGCTGCACAGGTTGCTACTGAACGTGCCTCTGCTGTTGCAAAAGAATATGGTATGAAATCTGTTGCAGTATTCGTTCATGGTCCTGGCCCAGGACGTGAGTCAACGATTCGAGAGCTTATCTCTCAGGATTTCAAAATTGTTGAAATTACTGATGTCACAGGGATACCCCATAATGGGTGTAAACCTCCCAAGAAACGTCGCGTATAAGATTCAGGAGTAACTAATGGCAAGAAAATTAGGCCCAAAGTGCAAATTGTCAAGACGAAGAGGCACTGATCTATTATTAAAAAGTGGCGTTCGTGATTTTAAATCCAAATGCCGTTCTGAAAAGAAACCTGGCCAGCATGGTGACAAAAAAGGTCGCTTGAGTGACTATGGTCTGCAGTTAGACGAAAAACAAAAAATCAGAACTTATTATGGTATTCTCGAACGTCAGTTTAGAAACTACTATAAAAAAGCTGCTCGCATGAAAGGTTCTACAGGTGAAAATTTGATGGTCCTTCTTGAGAGCCGATTGGACAATGTTGTTTATCGATTAGGTTTTGCCAGCACTAGAGCTGAAGCCAGACAACTTGTTACTCATAAAGCTATTCTGGTGAATGGCCAGCTGGTAAATATTCCATCATTCATTTTGAGTGCTGGTGATAAAGTTGAAGTTAGACAAAAAGCAAGAGAACAAGGTCGTATTAAAGCAGCTATCGCTTTATCCGAACAACGTGCTCCTTGCGATTGGTTAACTGCTGACTCTGGTTCAATGAAAGGTACATTTACATCTGCACCTACGTTAAATGATATATCATCTGATTTTAACGTTAATCTGGTTGTTGAACTTTACTCTAAGTAAGCTCGGAGACATAGCTGAATGTATACTGAAATAAACGAAATGCTGACGCCAACAGTGCTTAAGGTGCAAACTGATTCAATCAATCGTTCACGAATCGTACTTGAGCCTCTCGAGCGCGGTTATGGCCATACGCTGGGGAATGCGTTAAGAAGAATTCTTTTGTCTTCTATGCCAGGATGGGCAATCACTGAAGTATCGATTGCTGGTGTTCTGCATGAATACAGTACTATTGAAGGTGTACAGGAAGATGTTGTTGACATACTGCTTAATTTGAAGCAAGTGGCTATTAAAGTTGCCTCCGGTAATGAAGCCACTTTAAGTCTTGTAAAAGAAGGTCCTTGTGTAGTTACTGCAGGTGACATTCAACTGAATCAAGGGCAGGAAATTGTGAACCCGGATTTGGTCATTGCCACTTTGAACGAGAATGGTAAACTGGATATGACGCTTAAAGTAGAGCGTGGTGTTGGTTTCCATTCCACTGACTCATTTGTTCGTGACTATGAGAATGATCTGGAGCGTAAATCTGTAGGTAAATTGAAGATTGACAATTCCTTTTCTCCTGTAGTGAAAGTCGCTTATTTTGTTGATAGTGCTCGTGTTGAAAACCGTACTGACCTTGATAAGCTGACCATTGATTTACAAACCAATGGAACATTGGATCCTGAAGATGCTATTCGTATTTCAGCTTCTATCCTGCAGCGTCAATTACATGCTTTTGTCGATATGAAATTCGAAGAATCAAGAGCGGATAATAAAGAAAGAAATGATTTTGATCCTATTCTATTAAGACCAGTTGATGATCTGGAGTTGACTGTAAGATCAGCAAATTGTTTGAAAGCAGAAAATATATATTATATTGGGGATTTGGTTCAAAAAACTGAAAATGAACTCTTGAAAACCCCTAATTTAGGAAAAAAATCCTTAACTGAAATAAAGGATGTTTTAGCATCACGTTCTTTATCTTTAGGAATGAAATTAGAAAATTGGCCGCCAGCTAATCTAGGCGATTAATAGGAGTCTTATCAAATGCGTCACCGTAATTCTGGCCGAAGTTTCAGCCGTACAAGTAGCCATAGAAAGGCAATGTTTTCTAACATGTGCAATTCTCTGATTGAGCATGAGGTTATTAAAACTACCTTACCTAAGGCAAAAGAACTCCGTAAGTATATTGAACCTCTGATTACTGTTAGTAAAAAAGATTCAGTTGCTTCACGACGACATGTCTTCAATCGCTTAAGATCAAAAGAAGCAGTTGGTAAATTATTTACTATCCTGGGGCCAAGATTTAATAAACGCCCAGGCGGCTATGTGCGCGTTCTTAAATGTGGTTTCCGTGCAGGCGATAATGCACCAATGGCCATTGTTGAGTTTGTCGATAGACCTGCTCAAAACGAAGAATAGATTCGTTGTATAAAAAAGCCCACAGTTGTGGGCTTTTTTATTTGTACCGACTTGCAATATTCATCTCTAAGCTTTTAGCCAATTATTTCTTCTTCAATTTTTTATATTCTTTATTTTCTCAAGGGTAACTAACTCTTCGATTGTTGTGAACATCTGCTAGAGCGGCCTCATCCTCATGATATTTCAGCGAATGCTTAATTGAGAAGTCATAAACATTTGTTACCGCGATTTCTTCGTTTTCCATAGTTATCCCGGGTATCATCATGAGTTTACTTTTGAGTTCCTCGTGATTATACCCTTCAGCGCCATTAACGAGTGTGCCAGTCCAAATGGCAATGTTGCGACTGCGGTAAAAGTACCATAAATATGGATTTCCATTCATGGAAATAGACGGGAAATAAATCTCCGCCGAACTTCGTCTTTGCTCAGCCAGAGTTGATCCATTTTCAGCGCGGGTGCTGCGAAGCGCCGTGTCTGTTTTTTCAAATATTGAAATTGCCGGATATTTAACGCGAAGCACCCGTACATCATGGATGATTGCCTGACTCTCTGTTACGGTAATATCTGCCTTATGCTGGCGTAGATAACTAGATAATTCCTCTTTATTGTATTCTTCGGTACCCAAGAGTTTAAAATTTGTGGAGGCTGTATTGTTATGCCGATTATATTTCCAGATAAATGGATGACCCTTATAGGCAACATCCGGAAAGTAAATATGGTCAGCCAATGGAGAACGAACCGGTTCAGATGATTCTCCTCTATTGGATCTGCTGCTCGCTATACAAAAAAAACTGAGAAAATTCTTTGGCATATGGCCTCCTGCTCGGATTAATTTAGTAATTCTATTGCAGTAGAACCACAGGAAATACAAGGCTGGCTCATCCTATGTTCTAAGTGTAACTCTCCTGATTAAAGTCTATCAGTGGTAGAACTTCTGGCTTGACTCTGGTTCATGTCATAACCTGTTTTTACTGAGAATGCAAGATCTCTCAGTGTGCGAACCTGGTTTGCGAGTACATAGGCCTGGTAGTGACAATGGATTTGTTCGCCAAGAGCCTGATTATTTCTGTGGGCCTGGTTTCATTCTCTCAATCGTGTCGGCAGTGATTTTTCTGAATTTTTCAGCAGTCAATTCACTTCCTTTGTCGGTATTCTTTTCGCTGTTTATAAGTATTTCTTCGTAAGCGTTTTTACCTAACAAAGTAAATAAATTATTCAATTCAGGGATTGACAGCCTTGATAAAGCCGAATTTTCTTCTGGCATTGGGGGTGATATTTTAGATGTTTGACTTTCATAAGCATAGGCCATTTCTATGAGCTTCCCTTCTTCAAATTGCCTGCCAATCAGTTCAACTCCAACCGGCATATGCAAAGCATCGCTATATCCCACATTAATACTAATAGACGGCAAGCCTGCGTTCGATGGGATGGGCGCACGCCAGGTGTTCACCGTCATGGCATCATAGGTAGCTGTTCCTTGGCTAGTAATGGGCATCAGTAAGGCATCCAAATGGTTTTGATCCATTACTTTTTGTATATAGGCTCTGTTTTGGGCAAAAATGGTTAAAGCTCTTTGATGCGAACTGCCTGATTTGTCGGCCATGCTTGCCATAAAGTGAAGACAATCTTTAAGTGAGCCGAAATTTCTCGTGCGATTGGATTGGCAAATATCACGGAAACTTCTTCTTGTTGATGGAAAAGATGCAAGATAGGCATCAATATCCTGAATCTCTCCCGCCTGATTATTCTGACGATCATTATCGAAAGCTGGCAGGTTAATATCAACGATGGTTGCGCCCATTTGCTGCATATTTGCAATAGCACTCTTGATTATTCTGTTGATGCTCGCTGGCATTTTATTGAATGGATCAAGGCCATTAACGTTACGTACAACAGCAATTCGTTTATCAACCAGGCCCTTCTTATTGAGAAACGCGGTATAGGTTTTTACCCTCGGAATATTCATTGTTTTTGGATCCCTGGAGTCGGATTGGGCGATAACATCCAGTAAAATTGCCAGGTCCTGTACGGTACGTGTAATTGGACCCGCTGTTCCGTCCAGATTGCCCATAGGGAAAATACCATGTTGGCTAATTAATCCGGTGCTTGGACGAAGCCCTGTTAACCCATGGAAAGCAGCTGGAATCCTGACCGAGCCGCTATTATCAGTGCCAATAGCAAGCAAAGCGAAGCTTGCACTGACGGCAGCTGCTGACCCGCCACTAGAGCCACCGGGATTCTTGCTGGTATCAAAAACATTCCCGATTCTTCCACTGCGGCTGCTGATCCCAAACATCCCCCAGGCAAACTCATCCATCCCTCCTTTGCCCAGAATAATAGCACCTGCACCCCGCAATTTCTCTACCAGAAAAGCATCGTGTACCGGCTGACTACCTAATAAAGCGTAAGAGCCAGACGTTGTGGTCGTATCAAAGGAATCGATATTATCTTTTAAAATTATGGGAATACAGTGGAGTGTTCCTGACATTAGACCTGTTTCTTTGAAAGACAAATCCAACTGCTCTGCCTGCGTTAGAACGGAAGGATTAATTTCAGTCCAGGCATTGATAGGTGCATGGCTATTGACACTTAAATCATATTTTTTAATGCGTTCAAGATAGGCGGTTACTAGCTGTAGGCAAGAGAATTGCTTATTTTGAATTCCCTTATGAATGGAGGCTATGGTCAGCGATTCCAGATGAGGCGAGGGATTTTGAATGGAGAAGGACGCCCCGGAAAAGAGTAAGATAAAAAAAAGGGAGCCGATTCGGGTATATTTCATGATTGATTCAATTTTGATATTAATCTGGGCATTCTCTATATCATTAACGATACTGGTTCTGCTCATTAAACAAAAGCCCATTAAATATGGGCTCTTGGAAAAACAATTTACACGTTTACTTCTAGTGCTTACTAAAAGGGGATATCGTCATCCAGTTCATCAAAGGCATTATGAGCAGCGGAGCTCATCTGCGGCTTTCCCATTCCTTGTTGAGCGGGTGCCTGCTGTGGCATATCGCTGTAATTAGAGGAGGCACTGCCTTTGCCGTCAAGCATTTGAATGTCATTGGCTACTATCTCGGTAGTATAGCGATCCTGGCCTTGTTGATCCTGCCATTTTCTGGTGCGCAGGCTGCCTTCCACATAGACTTTTGAGCCTTTACGCAGGTATTCGCCGGCGATTTCACCCAGTTTATTAAAACAGACTACGCGATGCCATTCAGTGCGTTCCTGTTTATCACCAGTTTGTTTATCCTTCCATGCTTCACTGGTAGCCACTGATAAGGTGGTTACTGCGTTTCCATTAGGCATATACCGAACATCGGGATCACCGCCAATATTGCCTATTAATATTACTTTATTAATTCCACGTGCCATTTTTACATTTCTCCTGAGGTTCTTGCGAGTTAGGAAAGGATTATAACGAATTTAAGCCAACAATTCATAGAGCTTCGGTGATTGAAACAAATCTTATGCTATATCGAGATCAGGCAATTCCTTGCTGCCATCAGGACCTCTGATCTCTACCTTTGAACCAGTTTTACGATTCATGTACGACTCTGAATTTCACTTTTCGCACTGATGTCATTCATTGGCCAGCTAAGCAAAAGCCAAATCAGGCTGTATAGAGTGTTCATAATGAATAAACCTGAAATACCGACATATTGATAGCTGATACCAGACAGCAGACCACCGGTAAAGATTCCTAGAAACTGGCTGGTTGAATAAACCCCCATCGCGGTGCCCTTATTGCTTTTACTCGCCTGACGGGAAATGATGGATGGTAAAGACGCTTCAAGAATATTAAAGGCGACAAAATATATAAAAATCAGGATAAACAAAGCGGATAGTGTTGATGGAATAACTGCCAGTAAGAGCTGGGCCAGGGCTGTAAGGCCTACTGCTGTCAGGAAGATTAAACGCATTTTTTTCATGCGTTCTGCAATATAAATGAAGGGGAGCATGACTATAAAGGACAAAAGTAATACCGGTAAATAGAAATGCCATTGCTGGCCTAAATTACCTTGCTGTATTTGGGCTTTTAAAAGCATGGGAACCACATAGAAGGTGGAGGTTAAAACCAGATGTTGAAAGAAAATACCGGCGTTTAAGCGCTGTAATTTGCTATCCCGCAATACAGTACGCAGCAATTGCGGATTGGTTTCGCTTTCTGCATGAAAGCTTTCCTGTGCCGGTGTAGGAACAAGGGTATAAAGAAATGTCAGGCCGAGCAGCGATAAAACAAAGGTCAGATAGAAAATGCTCGAAAGCCCATAGTGATGGGTAAGTACAGGACTTATTATCATTGCTGCAATAAAGGACGTGCCAATGGTTAATCCTAAAATAGCCATGGCTTTGGTACGATCTTTATCTTCAGTCAGATCAGCCAGTAATGCAATAAGCACACTGCCAATTGCGCCCATACCCTGCACAATGCGTGCTCCAATCATTCCATAAATAGAGTGGGTCAATGCGCCCCAGAGGCTGCCCGCGGCAAATAAAATCAAGCCAATGGTAATCATGCGCTTTCTGCCATAGCGATCAGAAAGGAGACCGAAGGGAATTTGTAAAATCCCCTGACTTAATCCGTAACTGCCCAAAGCAATTCCAATCAGGCTCGCCGTGGCTCCGGACAATTGAACTGCGAGAACAGAAAATACAGGAATGAGCATGAAAAGACCAAGCATGCGAAAAGAGAACAGCATGGCAATGGGAACAACAGTTTTAGGCAGAGAATAGTTCATTCAGACAAAGCCAATGATTACAAAGCACAGATGGTACAAATTTGATGCCCTTGACACAAGCCTTTTGAACGATTGACAGTACTCGTTAATCAGGGTAGCTTGCGTATTTTTTATATTTGGGAAATTGAATATGTCCTTAGTGTTTCATGATCGAGTGGCTTTGATTACTGGCGGCGCCCGAGGTATTGGCAAAGCCTGTGCCCTGAAATTGGCAAAAGCGGGTAGTGATATAGCAATTGTATATTATAATAGTTCGGATGAAGCCCTGGAACTGGTAGAGGAGATTAAGTCCTTAGGAAGAAAAGCCTGTGCCATTCAGGCAAACGTCGCTGATCACGCCTCGGTCAAGGATATGTTTGCAATTTTTCGCGAGCATTTTGACAGGCTTGATTTTCTGATCAGTAATGCGGCTAGCGGTGTATTGAAGCCCGCCCTAAAAATGTCTACAAAACACTGGCGCTGGTGTATGGAAACCAATGCTCTGGCCCTCAATCATTTAGTGTCTGAAGGACGAGAGTTGATGCAGCGCGGCGGCAGGGTGATTGCTTTGTCAAGCCTTGGCGCTCATCGCGCGATTCCTAATTATGCTTTTATTGGGGCTTCAAAGGCTGCCCTGGAAGCCTTGGTCCGTTCTCTGAGCCTGGAAATGGCTGAGTATGAGGTAACGGTTAATACCGTTTCAGCAGGGGTGGTTGATACTGATGCTCTGAAACATTTTCCAAACCGTGAACAACTTCTCGATGAATATCAGGCGCATTCATTGGCCTCCAGACCATTAACGACAGGGGATGTGGCAAATGCGGTTTATCTTCTCTGTCTGCCTGAGGCACAAATGATTAATGCGCATACACTATTTGTCGACGCGGGCTACAGCAAGGTCGGTTGATTAGAGAAGCCTGGGCTTTGACTGGTAAAATTTATCAGATAGCTTTGAGCTTCGTCAATTTCGTAGCTGATTGCGAAAATTTTATGTTATAATCCTGAAATTTGTAAGCTAGAAGACTGCTGAGGATTAAGTATGAATGTAGAAAGCGTTTACCCCAAGGTTCGGGAAATTATCGCTGATGTATTGGTTATTGATGAAGAAGATGTTGCGCTTGACAGCCGTTTAATTGCCGATTTGGGCGCAGAATCAATTGACTTCCTCGATTTGGTATTTCAGTTGGAAAAAGAGTTTGGTATTAAGATACCGCGGGGTCAACTGGAGAAAAATGCACGGGGAGATCTGCCTGAAGACGAGTTTGAGAAAGGCGGTGTCTTAAGTGTTAAGGGAATGCAGGCACTGAAAAATTATTTAAGTGAAGTTCCTGCCCAGCATTTCAAAGCGAACATGAAAGTAAATGAAATTCCAATGCTGTTTACTGTAGAAACGTTCTGCAAATTGGTTGTAAGTGCAGTACAGGAACAAAAAACCAGCGAATCTGTAGCTTGATGCGTTTTCTATTTGTCGACAGGATCTTGCACTTATCGCCGGGTGAATTTATTCGCGGTGTTAAACATATCACTGCTGATGATGGCTACTTACAGCAAGATGAAACAGGACGCTTTGTGTTTCCTGCTTCATTTATAGGCGAAACCCTGGGGCAGCTTGCGGCCTGGAATGTCATGCATACCCAGGATTTTGCCAATCGGCCGGTTGCCGGGGTTGTTGCCAGTGCCAGCCTGCATCGTCCAGCCTATCTCGGAGAAACTCTGTATCTCGAGTCGTTTATCGACTCGCTGGACGATACTGCGGTTCAATATCACAGCATTGCCCGTGTGAATGATGACCTCGTGTTTACAGTAGATGGCGCCTTGGGCCCATTGCTGCCTATGAGTCAGTTTATTGCCGAACAAGAGGTGAGAGAGCAATTTGCTGAAATTAATCGCCCCGGTGACTGGAATGCCGGCAGTCAGGCTATTGACGAGAATCTGTTTTATGCGACGCGGCAACCGATTGCCTATCCGATGACTTTTGACCGCGTGCTGAAGGAAGAGCCTGGTCTGGCGTTGACTGCTGAGAAGCGCATTACCCGGGCAGCGCCCTGGTTCCCAGATCATTTTCCCCGCAATCCAGTACTGCCGATGACCGTCTTGCTGGAGTGTAAAATCCATTTGGCAAGGTATTTCATTGAGCGAATGGGATTATTGAATCAATTCAAAATTAAAGAACTCCGTAAAATCAAGATGAATGATTTTGTGCATCCTGGCGATACTGTGCTATGCCAGCTTCAGTTAAAGAAACAGGATGAAGAGCAGCTGGTACTTGTTTTCCGCAGTGAAGTTGACGGGAAAAGAGTCTGTGTTCTTGAAATGGTTTGGCAGCGAAAGGTAAATTAATATGTCTAAAAAGCGAGTAGCGATTACCGGATTGGGCATTGTTTCTCCATTGGGAAATGATGTGAGTTCCACATGGCAAAATCTGATGTCGGGTCAGTCGGGAATTAGTACAATTCAACAATTTGACGCCTCCGGATTTCCAGCACATATCGCTGCCGAAGTAAAATCCTTTGAGCTTTGCGAATCCCTGCGCAGCAAAGATACCCGCTTTGCGATGTCATTTACCCGCTTTGCGCTGGAGGCGGCGCGGCAGGCATTTGCTGACGCAGGAATTCAGCCGCAGGCTGATACTGCAGCGCGTTGGGGTGTAGTCACTGGCAGCGGCATGATGACTGCTGAATTTGAATACTTGCAACGCTTCCAGAAAGCCTGTGCTGTTGACGGAAATATCAACTGGGCAGAGCTAAATAAAAACACGCAGGATTTCTATAAACTGACTGATTTTGGAAAAACCACCTCCAATTCAGGGCTTTCTCTTTTGATTCAGCAATTTGGAATCAAAGGCTATGCGAATTCAGTACATACTGCCTGTGCTTCAGGAGGGCAAGCGCTTGGTCTGGCATTGCAGGTGCTGCGCCGAGGTGAGGCTGATTATATGCTGGCCGGTGGTTTTGATTCGATGATTAATCCTTTGGGGTTATCCAGTTTCTGTCTTCTGGGTGCTTTGTCTACTTATAATGAACATCCAGCAACTGCCAGCAGGCCTTTTGATGGCACTCGCAATGGCTTTGTACTGGGTGAAGGTGCCGCGTTTCTGATTCTTGAGGATTGGAACAGGGCGAAGGCGCGAGGTGCCAGGATATATGCGGAACTTGCAGGAGAGGGGAATTCGCTCAGCTCCTACCGCATCACAGACTCTCATCCCAATGGTGATGGAGCCCGCCAGGCAATTGAACGCGCCTTGGCTGATGCTGGCGTTACCGCCCGCGATGTGGATTATATTAATGCACACGGTACTTCAACCAAGATGAATGATCTTAGTGAAACCAATGCGATTAAAGCCGTTTTCAAAGAGAGAGCTTATAGCTTG from Legionella quinlivanii encodes:
- the rpsK gene encoding 30S ribosomal protein S11, whose protein sequence is MATNKAKQQKTRKKVKRVVSDGIVHVHASFNNTIVTFTDRQGNALCWATSGGSGFRGSRKSTPYAAQVATERASAVAKEYGMKSVAVFVHGPGPGRESTIRELISQDFKIVEITDVTGIPHNGCKPPKKRRV
- the rpsD gene encoding 30S ribosomal protein S4 translates to MARKLGPKCKLSRRRGTDLLLKSGVRDFKSKCRSEKKPGQHGDKKGRLSDYGLQLDEKQKIRTYYGILERQFRNYYKKAARMKGSTGENLMVLLESRLDNVVYRLGFASTRAEARQLVTHKAILVNGQLVNIPSFILSAGDKVEVRQKAREQGRIKAAIALSEQRAPCDWLTADSGSMKGTFTSAPTLNDISSDFNVNLVVELYSK
- a CDS encoding DNA-directed RNA polymerase subunit alpha; this translates as MYTEINEMLTPTVLKVQTDSINRSRIVLEPLERGYGHTLGNALRRILLSSMPGWAITEVSIAGVLHEYSTIEGVQEDVVDILLNLKQVAIKVASGNEATLSLVKEGPCVVTAGDIQLNQGQEIVNPDLVIATLNENGKLDMTLKVERGVGFHSTDSFVRDYENDLERKSVGKLKIDNSFSPVVKVAYFVDSARVENRTDLDKLTIDLQTNGTLDPEDAIRISASILQRQLHAFVDMKFEESRADNKERNDFDPILLRPVDDLELTVRSANCLKAENIYYIGDLVQKTENELLKTPNLGKKSLTEIKDVLASRSLSLGMKLENWPPANLGD
- the rplQ gene encoding 50S ribosomal protein L17, which codes for MRHRNSGRSFSRTSSHRKAMFSNMCNSLIEHEVIKTTLPKAKELRKYIEPLITVSKKDSVASRRHVFNRLRSKEAVGKLFTILGPRFNKRPGGYVRVLKCGFRAGDNAPMAIVEFVDRPAQNEE
- a CDS encoding amidase, which translates into the protein MSRTSIVNDIENAQINIKIESIMKYTRIGSLFFILLFSGASFSIQNPSPHLESLTIASIHKGIQNKQFSCLQLVTAYLERIKKYDLSVNSHAPINAWTEINPSVLTQAEQLDLSFKETGLMSGTLHCIPIILKDNIDSFDTTTTSGSYALLGSQPVHDAFLVEKLRGAGAIILGKGGMDEFAWGMFGISSRSGRIGNVFDTSKNPGGSSGGSAAAVSASFALLAIGTDNSGSVRIPAAFHGLTGLRPSTGLISQHGIFPMGNLDGTAGPITRTVQDLAILLDVIAQSDSRDPKTMNIPRVKTYTAFLNKKGLVDKRIAVVRNVNGLDPFNKMPASINRIIKSAIANMQQMGATIVDINLPAFDNDRQNNQAGEIQDIDAYLASFPSTRRSFRDICQSNRTRNFGSLKDCLHFMASMADKSGSSHQRALTIFAQNRAYIQKVMDQNHLDALLMPITSQGTATYDAMTVNTWRAPIPSNAGLPSISINVGYSDALHMPVGVELIGRQFEEGKLIEMAYAYESQTSKISPPMPEENSALSRLSIPELNNLFTLLGKNAYEEILINSEKNTDKGSELTAEKFRKITADTIERMKPGPQK
- the ssb gene encoding single-stranded DNA-binding protein, with product MARGINKVILIGNIGGDPDVRYMPNGNAVTTLSVATSEAWKDKQTGDKQERTEWHRVVCFNKLGEIAGEYLRKGSKVYVEGSLRTRKWQDQQGQDRYTTEIVANDIQMLDGKGSASSNYSDMPQQAPAQQGMGKPQMSSAAHNAFDELDDDIPF
- a CDS encoding MFS transporter → MNYSLPKTVVPIAMLFSFRMLGLFMLIPVFSVLAVQLSGATASLIGIALGSYGLSQGILQIPFGLLSDRYGRKRMITIGLILFAAGSLWGALTHSIYGMIGARIVQGMGAIGSVLIALLADLTEDKDRTKAMAILGLTIGTSFIAAMIISPVLTHHYGLSSIFYLTFVLSLLGLTFLYTLVPTPAQESFHAESETNPQLLRTVLRDSKLQRLNAGIFFQHLVLTSTFYVVPMLLKAQIQQGNLGQQWHFYLPVLLLSFIVMLPFIYIAERMKKMRLIFLTAVGLTALAQLLLAVIPSTLSALFILIFIYFVAFNILEASLPSIISRQASKSNKGTAMGVYSTSQFLGIFTGGLLSGISYQYVGISGLFIMNTLYSLIWLLLSWPMNDISAKSEIQSRT
- the fabL gene encoding enoyl-[acyl-carrier-protein] reductase FabL, translating into MSLVFHDRVALITGGARGIGKACALKLAKAGSDIAIVYYNSSDEALELVEEIKSLGRKACAIQANVADHASVKDMFAIFREHFDRLDFLISNAASGVLKPALKMSTKHWRWCMETNALALNHLVSEGRELMQRGGRVIALSSLGAHRAIPNYAFIGASKAALEALVRSLSLEMAEYEVTVNTVSAGVVDTDALKHFPNREQLLDEYQAHSLASRPLTTGDVANAVYLLCLPEAQMINAHTLFVDAGYSKVG
- a CDS encoding acyl carrier protein, which codes for MNVESVYPKVREIIADVLVIDEEDVALDSRLIADLGAESIDFLDLVFQLEKEFGIKIPRGQLEKNARGDLPEDEFEKGGVLSVKGMQALKNYLSEVPAQHFKANMKVNEIPMLFTVETFCKLVVSAVQEQKTSESVA
- a CDS encoding hydroxymyristoyl-ACP dehydratase — its product is MRFLFVDRILHLSPGEFIRGVKHITADDGYLQQDETGRFVFPASFIGETLGQLAAWNVMHTQDFANRPVAGVVASASLHRPAYLGETLYLESFIDSLDDTAVQYHSIARVNDDLVFTVDGALGPLLPMSQFIAEQEVREQFAEINRPGDWNAGSQAIDENLFYATRQPIAYPMTFDRVLKEEPGLALTAEKRITRAAPWFPDHFPRNPVLPMTVLLECKIHLARYFIERMGLLNQFKIKELRKIKMNDFVHPGDTVLCQLQLKKQDEEQLVLVFRSEVDGKRVCVLEMVWQRKVN
- a CDS encoding beta-ketoacyl-[acyl-carrier-protein] synthase family protein, with product MSKKRVAITGLGIVSPLGNDVSSTWQNLMSGQSGISTIQQFDASGFPAHIAAEVKSFELCESLRSKDTRFAMSFTRFALEAARQAFADAGIQPQADTAARWGVVTGSGMMTAEFEYLQRFQKACAVDGNINWAELNKNTQDFYKLTDFGKTTSNSGLSLLIQQFGIKGYANSVHTACASGGQALGLALQVLRRGEADYMLAGGFDSMINPLGLSSFCLLGALSTYNEHPATASRPFDGTRNGFVLGEGAAFLILEDWNRAKARGARIYAELAGEGNSLSSYRITDSHPNGDGARQAIERALADAGVTARDVDYINAHGTSTKMNDLSETNAIKAVFKERAYSLPVSSTKSQTGHLIAAAGALEAALSVLAIQHAQVPMTANLTTRDPDCDLDYVSDGPREKSLGVVLSNSFGFGGSNSCLLFKHPEFGGSVHE